DNA sequence from the Trichocoleus desertorum ATA4-8-CV12 genome:
TTCAGCCTTTTCAACCGATCTCGACAACTCAGGCGATCGCTACGGCTCCGACGACCCCAGCCTTACCAACTGTCAGACCCGACTTTCCAGCGCTAGGAATAGTCCCTAAAGCTGCACCGCCAGCGGAGCCAACCGTTTCTGCCAAACCAGCAACTGCTACCGCACCAGTCGCCACTTCAGCCGTCCCAGTAACCACAATCCAGGCAGCCACAGTCCAGGCACCCGCAGTCCAGGTAACCACAGTCCAGGCACCCGCAGTCCCAGTACCCAGAAGACAGGTTTCAATCCAAGTTCCAGTCCAGGTTCCAGTCCAAATAACTCCTGCGGCTCCAGCACCAACTCCAGGTCCAGTTCCAAGTGTGCCAGCGGTGTCAGAGCAGCCAACCACTCCTACAACTAGCACTGCTATCGCAACTCCTTTCTCTCCTCCGGCAGTGGTAGCCGCTAACCCAAGCCCAGCCGCCACGATTCAGCTTGTCACCCCTGAGCCTGCTGCCATCCCAATTGACGTGCCGCCGCCAGAAGTTGCTACCCCTCAGCTAGCCGCCACTCCGATTGAGGTGCCCCGTCCAGAAGTCGTTACTCCGGTGGTACAGCCAGCTCAGAAACCTGCCACCAGCAACGCCATCGCCATTGAGGTGCCACCACCCGAAACAGTTTCGGCGATCGCCACAGCTCCACCTAAAATACCAGCAGCCACTGCGATCGCTACTGCCTCCCCTACACCACCAGCCGCTACCAGTAGCCTGACTGCCGCAGCCTTTCCAGTGCCTACAGAATTGAAGCAACCTAGCAAGAAGGCCCAAACACCCTCACCGCAGGCAACAAGGCAGCCCTCATCGGCATTGCGATCGCAGCCCATCTCCGCCTACTCGTTCCGGACGCGACCCTCTGCCCAGCCAGCCGCCAGTGTTGCCCCCCGCTCTACTAGCTCAAAACGGGGGCAACCCGCTCAGCAGATCATGTTGCCACCCATCCCCAAATCTGGGGCCACAGCGATCGCGATTCCGGTGCCACCGCCAGAGACAACGCGTACTACGCCACCTGCTAGAGTGGCGGCTCGGCCTAGCCGTAGTCTGCAACTGCCCAGCTTGCCGCCCAAAACTGTTCCAGCCCAAGCAACTGCCGCTGTTGTCGCACCCACTGTCGCACCTACTGCCCAGCCAACCAGTATCGAGATTCCAGTGCCTGCGCCTGAAACTAGTGTGGTTGTTCCAACGGGGTCTCCAGTCGATACTTCAGCACCAGCGATCGCGGCTATCCCTCAAACCAGTAGTCCTTCTGCTAGTGGTGAGGTCTTGCCAGTACCAGGGCCAGACATTCCAGTCGGTTACGGGGGAGGAGATTTGCCCAGCGTGTTGGTGGCGCGTAATCCCCTCGATCGCACCAATAGCCTTCCCTCACCTAATCAAACTGCGGCTTTAGGGTCACGCTACCGAGTGATAGTACAGGTTGAGAGCGAAGGTGAGCAAGCAGAAGTTGCCGCGATCGCTCCCAGCGCTTTCCGCACGCTATCAAATGGTCGCATGGTGATGCAGGTTGGCTCCTTCAGTAACCGCGACAACGCAAGCAAAATGATGCAAACCTTATCCAGTCAAGGATTAAAGGCTGCGATCGAACCCCTAAATTAAGGCTTGGCCTGCAAACACCTGCTCAGCAGGCCCCGTCATATAAACCCGTTGATCTAGCTCTGACCACTCTATTTGTAGAGGGCCACCGGGAAGCTCAATCGTGGCGCGGCGATCGCATTTGCCGTTCAGCACTCCTGCAACCAGCACTGCACAAGCACCCGTCCCGCAAGCCAATGTGATCCCCGCACCACGCTCCCAAACTCGCATCTTTAAGTAGTCGGGTCGTACCACTTCAATAAATTCAGTATTGATGCGTTGCGGAAAGACAGCATGATGCTCGAATTTGGGGCCGATGGTTTCCAGGGCGATCGCAGCTACATTTTCGACAAACGTGATGCAGTGCGGATTGCCCATACTGACGCAAGTCACATCCCAAGTTTGGCCCGCCACTTCTAGCGGTTGAGCAATCACTTTTTGGTCTGCCGTTGTCAAGGTAGTTGGGATTTCTGCCGCCAATAACCGGGGTTGACCCATATCGACTGTTACTTGGCCGCTCGCCTCAATTTTGGGCGTCATCACGCCTGCTAGGGTGTGAATTTTGTAGGATCGAGGCAATAAAGAGGCTGAACTCACGTTGGCATCAGCCGCTTCCAAATCTACTAAGAACTTGGCCAAGCAACGAATACCATTGCCACACATTTCTGGCTCAGAACCATCCGAATTAAAAATCCGCATTGTGTAGTCGTGACCATCCTGACCAGGCAAAGCAAAAATCACCCCATCAGCCCCAATTCCAAAGTGGCGATCGCACCATTTCACGGCTTGTTCTGGCGTTAGGCGAGGTTCTGCCGAAGCACGATTATCAATCAAGATAAAATCGTTGCCTAAACCGTGATACTTGGTGAACTCAATTCCCATAAACTCCTCCTTCAAGGTCGCAAGCACTGTAAGCTGAACTGGGCAATCTAATGTTTAGCAATTTTCCCACAGCAAAGGATCTGAAGTTATGAGCAGTGAACTAGAAACAGGACTGCCGAGCATTCGCCAATTCCAAAACTTCATTCGAGACGGTAAAGAAGTAGAGCTAAAGCTGCTAACCGGGGATTTGCTCACAGGCAAAATTCGTTGGCAAGATCAACACTGCTTTTGCTTGAGCGATCAGTACGATCAGCCCACGATTATTTGGCGGCAAGCGATCGCATTCATCAAACCCAAAATGTAATTAACTCGAACTCTTGGCGGGAAGCATCCTGTTACTGCTCCCCATGCTAAAGCTCACGGAGACTATCGGGTGGCAGGAACTCCTGTAAGGTTTCGCTAGCATTCACTTTGATCACAGGAATTTGAAGCAGCGGTAGTTGTAAAGGTGGTGCGATCCACTGGCGTACCTGCACGAGTGTTTCTCGGTTGCCGCACAACAGCAGGCGATCGCCCCCC
Encoded proteins:
- a CDS encoding DUF1565 domain-containing protein translates to MTPDNYQSLIQPPSARVGWYASNRFSHSLMGVGLTIAAWAGWSTEPAIAQFDGSDGSMQLAQVPARARAMSSLNLLYVNPVAGDDAVGNGGERAPFKTITQALKAAQPNTVIVLIQGTYSAETGEVFPLKLKPGVTIQGDTRNRGKDIVIQGGAPYLSPTFASQNITILGVHQAGLAGVTVTNPNPRGYGLWIESASPVILENTFTGNRHDGISVVGSSAPVVRGNYFYANGANGITIYGNSKPEVRENLFIKTGFGINIAQDAAPTIIGNRIVQNQDGIVAQANAQPIIRGNLIEQNLRDGVVAIAQARPDLGSANDPGANIFSNNGRFGINSSASSQAISAFGNEIGSDRISGRIDLAGSANAVSVAPSPSPASMATNSATGSEQAYFEQTRSEQTRTIRPLEVQRPQQTKTIRPLEVRVQPFQPISTTQAIATAPTTPALPTVRPDFPALGIVPKAAPPAEPTVSAKPATATAPVATSAVPVTTIQAATVQAPAVQVTTVQAPAVPVPRRQVSIQVPVQVPVQITPAAPAPTPGPVPSVPAVSEQPTTPTTSTAIATPFSPPAVVAANPSPAATIQLVTPEPAAIPIDVPPPEVATPQLAATPIEVPRPEVVTPVVQPAQKPATSNAIAIEVPPPETVSAIATAPPKIPAATAIATASPTPPAATSSLTAAAFPVPTELKQPSKKAQTPSPQATRQPSSALRSQPISAYSFRTRPSAQPAASVAPRSTSSKRGQPAQQIMLPPIPKSGATAIAIPVPPPETTRTTPPARVAARPSRSLQLPSLPPKTVPAQATAAVVAPTVAPTAQPTSIEIPVPAPETSVVVPTGSPVDTSAPAIAAIPQTSSPSASGEVLPVPGPDIPVGYGGGDLPSVLVARNPLDRTNSLPSPNQTAALGSRYRVIVQVESEGEQAEVAAIAPSAFRTLSNGRMVMQVGSFSNRDNASKMMQTLSSQGLKAAIEPLN
- the dapF gene encoding diaminopimelate epimerase, with protein sequence MGIEFTKYHGLGNDFILIDNRASAEPRLTPEQAVKWCDRHFGIGADGVIFALPGQDGHDYTMRIFNSDGSEPEMCGNGIRCLAKFLVDLEAADANVSSASLLPRSYKIHTLAGVMTPKIEASGQVTVDMGQPRLLAAEIPTTLTTADQKVIAQPLEVAGQTWDVTCVSMGNPHCITFVENVAAIALETIGPKFEHHAVFPQRINTEFIEVVRPDYLKMRVWERGAGITLACGTGACAVLVAGVLNGKCDRRATIELPGGPLQIEWSELDQRVYMTGPAEQVFAGQALI
- a CDS encoding RNA chaperone Hfq translates to MSSELETGLPSIRQFQNFIRDGKEVELKLLTGDLLTGKIRWQDQHCFCLSDQYDQPTIIWRQAIAFIKPKM